The genomic window CCTTTTCCATTGACGACGAATCGACCACCGAAGTCGATGACGCTTTAAGCCTGACCGATTTGGGCAACGGCACGAAGCGCGTCGGCATCCACATTGCCGCGCCGTCGCTCGCCATTAAACCAGGCGACAAAATGGAAAAAAACATCATGGAACGCTTGAGCACGGTCTATTTCCCCGGCGGCAAAATCACCATGCTGCCCGAAAACTGGATTGCCGCGTTCAGCCTCGATGCGGGCGCGTACCGCCCTGCCGTCAGCATTTATTTTGATGTGGACAGCGAGTTCAACGTCGGCGAGCCGACCTGCAAAATCGAAGCCGTCAACATCGCCGAAAATCTGCGCATCCAAACCATCGAGCCGCATTTCAACGCCGAAACCGGCTTGGACGAAGCCGGCGAAATGATGTTCGCCCATCATCAAGACCTGATTTGGTTCCACCAATTTGCCGTCGCCCTGCAAAAAGCACGCGGCAAATACGAGCCCGACCGCGCGCCGCAATACGATTACAGCATTGAATTGGATGAAGAAGGCAAAGTCTCCGTCGTCCGCCGCGAACGCGGTTCGCCCATCGACATGCTGGTCAGCGAAATGATGATACTCGCCAACAGCACTTGGGCGCAGATGCTCCATGACAACGACCTGCCCGGCCTCTTCCGCGTGCAACCCGCAGGAAAAGTGCGCATGAGCACCAAATCCGGGCCGCACATCGGCATGGGCGTGCAACATTACGGCTGGTTCACCTCGCCGCTGCGCCGCGCCGCCGACTACATCAATCAAAAACAACTCCTCAGCCTGATAGACGACACCGCCGAACCGCTCTTCCAGCAAAGCGATGCCGAACTCTTCGCCGCACTGCGCGATTTCGACACCGCCTACGCCGCCTACGCCGATTTCCAACGGCAGATGGAAGCCTACTGGAGCCTCGTGTACCTGCAACAGCAAGGCACAAGCGAGCTGACCGCAACCATCCTCAAAGAAGACCTCGTCCGCATCGAAGGCCTGCTGCTGGTAACCCGCGCCACCGGCATCCCGTTCGACGCGCTGCCCAAATCGCAAGTCCTGCTCAAAATCACCGAACTTGACCCCGAAAAGCAGTTTATCGCGTTGAATTATGTGAAAGCCGTCGCACCTGCGGTTGCGTAAGGAGAGGTATATAAAACATCGTCTGAAATCCGACGTAAGAAATCGTTACGTTGTTTACACCACAGGTTGAGAAAAATAAACCTGCAAGACCTCAAACGGTGTCGCCGTTCAAACTACGGTGTAAACGACGCGGCGATTTCCTATATACCGCCAGGTGGATTGTGTTGTGTACCGTTTAGCGTTGTCATTGTATAAATTCCGCTTTGTTGCACATCTTTATGCAATAAATCTCACGAAGTCCAAGCACCATGTGAGCCATTATCAATATTTTTATAACGAGCATTTGTTTCTTCTGTTCGCGGTAACAGTTTGATTTATAGTTCGGTAATATTTTTTGTATAACAAATCAGGTAGTCATGATTTTCCGGAAAATATTTGCATCATTTTAGGGCTGAATTTCTTTTCCCAAATGATTTGTTCTACAAAGTTCTCCGCCCGCAAACACTTCATCACACAACAGTTTCAACTGCGCCTGTTCGTTGTCGTCAATGCTGATAAAAATCACGCCGTCTTCGCGCAGCAGGGTTTTTGCCAGATGCAGGCGCGGCAGCATCATGGAGAGCCAGTTGCTGTGGTAATGGCCGCTGTCTTTGCCGTTTTTGCGCCACGCGCCTTGGAACACGCCGTCGCGCTTCAGGTAGCCCGCGTCGTCGGTATCGCCCACGCGGCAGACGTATTCTTTACGGCTTTCGGAGAATTTGTCGGGATAAATAAAGGAACCGTTGCCGGTGTTGTAGGCGGGCCGATGAAAATCATCTTCACGCTGCCGGCGTAGGATTTTTGCAGGATTTTCAGGGCTTCGAGGTTTTCGGCTTCGATAAACACGTGTTGCGTGCTATCGAAATCTGCGGGTTCTTCCTTGCAGGGGACAGGGGACGAGGGTGCGGGAAGTGGGGCTTTGCAGGTTGAGATAGGCGGCGGTTTTGCCCGCCCAATCGATTTGATAACGTTCGCCCGCGTCAGCAAAGTTTTTCTGCGCCGAGAACGAGTTTGAGTTTTTCAAAGTCGATTTGGTCTTCGGAAAAGAGTTGTTTGAGTTTTAACATGTTGTTTTATTTTATAAATCATTTATAAATTTTGTTCGGTTGCCATTTTTTCGCCTTTGCAATAGGGGTCGGAAGATAAGTTATTTTACTGGGATTGGCTAAGATACTGAAGCAGTATTAATAGGTCGTCTGAAAAATGTGAACTGCACCCCAAAAGTTGGACATCCCCTCCAACTCACAAGGTGCAGTTTTTTATGGGCAAATATACATTACACTTCAAATACCAAGCCATACTCCACTACCTGCATATACGCAGCCGACAGCGTACCGC from Neisseria sp. DTU_2020_1000833_1_SI_GRL_NUU_006 includes these protein-coding regions:
- a CDS encoding RNB domain-containing ribonuclease, producing the protein MNIFYEESGQFKVAAIVQKNDATYQVDTQHGKRTKVKANNVFAEFDGDMAAFLENAQAQAADIDTDLLWEVCGEEEFSAEAIAEEYYGHAPTKTELAATLIALYAAPMYFYKKAKGVFKAAPEETLKQALAAIERKKQQNAQIDAWAEALKRGEMPSEIAADLKTILHAPDKQSLTYKAFTKAADALKTSAYELAKKTGGITSIPQYLQDGFEIKYFPKGTGFPDLPLPEMPDLPKADVTAFSIDDESTTEVDDALSLTDLGNGTKRVGIHIAAPSLAIKPGDKMEKNIMERLSTVYFPGGKITMLPENWIAAFSLDAGAYRPAVSIYFDVDSEFNVGEPTCKIEAVNIAENLRIQTIEPHFNAETGLDEAGEMMFAHHQDLIWFHQFAVALQKARGKYEPDRAPQYDYSIELDEEGKVSVVRRERGSPIDMLVSEMMILANSTWAQMLHDNDLPGLFRVQPAGKVRMSTKSGPHIGMGVQHYGWFTSPLRRAADYINQKQLLSLIDDTAEPLFQQSDAELFAALRDFDTAYAAYADFQRQMEAYWSLVYLQQQGTSELTATILKEDLVRIEGLLLVTRATGIPFDALPKSQVLLKITELDPEKQFIALNYVKAVAPAVA